Proteins co-encoded in one Solea senegalensis isolate Sse05_10M unplaced genomic scaffold, IFAPA_SoseM_1 scf7180000015191, whole genome shotgun sequence genomic window:
- the LOC122762041 gene encoding guanine nucleotide-binding protein G(i) subunit alpha-2-like, with amino-acid sequence MKIIHEDGYSEDECKQYRAVVYSNTIQSIMAIVKAMVNLKIDYSSTTRVDDAQQLFALSAEAEEQGILPDELANVIRRLWSDSGIQSCFTRSREYQLNDSAA; translated from the exons ATGAA GATCATCCATGAAGATGGCTACTCAGAAGATGAGTGTAAGCAGTACCGAGCAGTGGTTTACAGCAACACCATCCAGTCCATTATGGCTATTGTTAAAGCCATGGTCAATCTGAAGATAGACTACAGCAGCACTACCAGAGtg GACGACGCCCAGCAGCTTTTTGCCCTGTCTGCAGAAGCCGAAGAGCAGGGCATTCTTCCCGATGAGCTGGCCAACGTGATCAGACGGTTGTGGAGTGACAGTGGCATACAGAGTTGCTTCACAAGGTCGCGGGAATACCAGCTCAATGACTCTGCCGCATAG